One Sphingomonas sp. LHG3406-1 genomic window carries:
- a CDS encoding peroxiredoxin: MRRLIAAALLAALAASPLGASLPVGTRAPDFTTTGALNGKPFRLHLKEQLRHGPLVLYFYPKAFTEGCTLEAKAFSDAMPDFRKAGARVVGMSADDLPTLQKFSVEACRGKFPVATASKDVISAYDVSIPATPLSKRTSYVIAPDGRVVFVHSEMSWKEHVARTLAAVRALKKR; the protein is encoded by the coding sequence ATGCGCCGACTGATTGCTGCCGCCCTGCTCGCCGCCCTTGCCGCGTCGCCGCTCGGCGCCTCGCTTCCGGTCGGGACCAGGGCGCCCGACTTCACCACCACCGGGGCGCTCAACGGCAAGCCGTTCAGGCTGCACCTCAAGGAACAGCTCAGGCATGGCCCGCTGGTGCTATATTTCTATCCCAAGGCCTTCACCGAGGGCTGCACGCTTGAGGCCAAGGCGTTCAGCGACGCCATGCCCGACTTCCGCAAGGCCGGTGCACGCGTGGTCGGCATGAGCGCGGACGACCTGCCCACACTGCAGAAGTTCAGCGTCGAGGCCTGCCGCGGCAAGTTTCCCGTCGCTACCGCCAGCAAGGACGTCATCAGCGCCTATGACGTCAGCATCCCTGCGACGCCGCTGAGCAAGCGCACCTCCTACGTCATCGCGCCGGACGGCCGGGTCGTCTTCGTCCACTCGGAGATGAGCTGGAAGGAGCATGTCGCCAGGACGCTCGCGGCGGTCCGGGCCCTGAAGAAGCGCTAG